The following coding sequences lie in one Mus musculus strain C57BL/6J chromosome 11, GRCm38.p6 C57BL/6J genomic window:
- the Dlx4 gene encoding homeobox protein DLX-4 → MTSLPCPLPDRGASNVVFPDLAPALSVVAAYPLGLSPGTAASPDLSYSQSYGHPRSYSHPGPATPGDSYLPRQQQLVAPSQPFHRPAEHPQELEAESEKLALSLVPSQQQSLTRKLRKPRTIYSSLQLQHLNQRFQHTQYLALPERAQLAAQLGLTQTQVKIWFQNKRSKYKKLLKQSSGEPEEDFSGRPPSLSPHSPALPFIWGLPKADTLPSSGYDNSHFGAWYQHRSPDVLALPQMM, encoded by the exons ATGACCTCTTTACCCTGTCCCCTTCCTGACCGTGGTGCCTCCAACGTTGTCTTCCCGGACCTCGCCCCCGCCCTGTCGGTAGTGGCTGCTTACCCGCTCGGACTATCCCCGGGAACCGCAGCTTCTCCCGATTTGTCCTACTCCCAGTCCTACGGCCACCCCCGGTCCTATTCCCACCCTGGGCCGGCAACCCCAGGAGACTCCTACCTGCCCCGCCAGCAACAATTGGTGGCGCCATCTCAGCCCTTTCACAGGCCGGCTGAACACCCGCAGGAGCTCGAAGCAG AATCAGAGAAGCTGGCACTGTCTCTGGTGCCCTCCCAGCAGCAGTCCCTGACCAGGAAGCTGCGCAAGCCCAGAACCATCTACTCTAGCCTGCAGCTCCAACACCTGAACCAGCGTTTCCAGCACACCCAATACCTGGCCCTGCCCGAGAGAGCTCAGCTGGCAGCACAACTCGGACTCACCCAAACCCAG GTAAAGATCTGGTTTCAGAACAAACGCTCCAAATATAAGAAGCTCCTGAAACAGAGCTCTGGGGAGCCGGAAGAGGACTTCTCTGGGAGacccccctccctgtctccccactctccagccctaccattcatctggggtctacccaaggCAGACACCCTGCCTTCCAGTGGCTATGACAACAGCcactttggtgcctggtatcaGCATCGCTCCCCAGATGTGCTGGCACTGCCTCAGATGATGTGA
- the Dlx4 gene encoding homeobox protein DLX-4 isoform X1 yields MTSLPCPLPDRGASNVVFPDLAPALSVVAAYPLGLSPGTAASPDLSYSQSYGHPRSYSHPGPATPGDSYLPRQQQLVAPSQPFHRPAEHPQELEAVLKSQAGGLPTPPPGAVELCEYLCNGNLP; encoded by the exons ATGACCTCTTTACCCTGTCCCCTTCCTGACCGTGGTGCCTCCAACGTTGTCTTCCCGGACCTCGCCCCCGCCCTGTCGGTAGTGGCTGCTTACCCGCTCGGACTATCCCCGGGAACCGCAGCTTCTCCCGATTTGTCCTACTCCCAGTCCTACGGCCACCCCCGGTCCTATTCCCACCCTGGGCCGGCAACCCCAGGAGACTCCTACCTGCCCCGCCAGCAACAATTGGTGGCGCCATCTCAGCCCTTTCACAGGCCGGCTGAACACCCGCAGGAGCTCGAAGCAG TTTTGAAAAGCCAGGCGGGAGggctccctaccccaccccctggAGCAGTGGAGCTGTGTGAGTACCTGTGTAACGGAAATTTGCCCTAA